The following is a genomic window from Nitrospira sp..
GAATGCGCCCGCCTCGGCCTTCCAGCCATTCCATTCCAGATCGTACCGTTCACGCTGACTCAGAGTCTGCGACATCGCTTCTTATCCTCGCAGTCCAACCGGGCACAACGGCGCATGATTGGTTTCGTCATGTCCCAGCCAAACCCGTCGCAACATGGCCTTCAGTGTCTCCATCCGCTGTCGCCGATCGGCCGCATGAGAACAGGCCGCCGCCAGCAACTTCCGCCCAACTCCCAGAGCGATCCAGGCCTTCATCAACAAGCGTCTCGGCTGCGCGAAATGCTTTTCCACATAGCAAATGCGGCTGAGTTCCCATTGCACATTCAACCGAGCCCGGCTCGTGAGGCTGCTCCGGCCGAGAAGATGCACGACCTCGGCATCGGCCACATGCCGTACCCGGTACCCGAGTTGCCAGACACGGCGGCACAGATCGACGTCTTCGAAATACATAAAGAACCGTTCATCCAACCCGCCCAACCGGTCGAACACCGCTTTGCGGATCATGAAACAGGCGCCGTTCGCCCAGTCGACATCCTGCGACCGCATCAGATCCATCGGTGAGGAGGCCCCAGCCAGCCGCTTCATGAGCGCGGGCACATGCTCCGAATGACGGAGATGATCGCGTATCGATGGAAATGGAAAGCAAGATCGCAAGGCCTGGCCCCGCTCATTGCGTTGTAGGCAACTCACCGCCCCGATATCCAGGTGCTGCTCCAGACAGGCCGCCATCGCCCGCAACGTACCGGCCTGCATTACCGTGTCGCTGTTCAGCAACAAAAGATATCGCCCAGAACTCACAGCGGCCGCCTGGTTGCAGGCCTTCGCAAATCCGGCATTCTCGGCGTTCGCGATCACCGTCACGCGGGGACACCGCTTCCGAACCGCATCCGCGCTCCCATCGCGCGACGCGTTATCCACCACGATCACTTCGTACTTCACATCAGCGGTCTTGTCTTGCACCGATTGCAGACAAACCAGCAGCAACTCCCGCGTGTTATAGCTGATGATGGCGATCGACAGATCCATGGTTTCCCACTACCGCTGTTTCACCGCGCTGATCATCACTTCGTTGCCCGCCCAC
Proteins encoded in this region:
- a CDS encoding Glycotrans2-like domain-containing protein (MaGe:77308646); its protein translation is MDLSIAIISYNTRELLLVCLQSVQDKTADVKYEVIVVDNASRDGSADAVRKRCPRVTVIANAENAGFAKACNQAAAVSSGRYLLLLNSDTVMQAGTLRAMAACLEQHLDIGAVSCLQRNERGQALRSCFPFPSIRDHLRHSEHVPALMKRLAGASSPMDLMRSQDVDWANGACFMIRKAVFDRLGGLDERFFMYFEDVDLCRRVWQLGYRVRHVADAEVVHLLGRSSLTSRARLNVQWELSRICYVEKHFAQPRRLLMKAWIALGVGRKLLAAACSHAADRRQRMETLKAMLRRVWLGHDETNHAPLCPVGLRG